From one Rosa rugosa chromosome 4, drRosRugo1.1, whole genome shotgun sequence genomic stretch:
- the LOC133743956 gene encoding blue copper protein 1b-like: MASSQLFVILAILAIFAPSILATDYIVGDEKGWTTNFDYQAWAQGKMFVVGDNLVFNYPKGVHNVNKVNGTGFQQCAAPVGAAPLTSGNDVIHLATPGRKWYICGVAKHCADGGQKLVITVMPSTAPSPSPVAASPSSLSASSAAPSPSPTAGCS, from the exons ATGGCCTCTTCTCAGCTCTTCGTTATCCTTGCCATCCTAGCCATTTTCGCCCCTTCAATCCTGGCTACAGATTACATCGTTGGTGACGAGAAAGGTTGGACTACTAACTTCGATTACCAGGCTTGGGCTCAGGGAAAGATGTTCGTTGTTGGCGACAACCTTG TATTCAATTACCCCAAAGGAGTCCACAACGTAAACAAAGTGAACGGCACCGGGTTTCAACAGTGTGCAGCTCCTGTCGGCGCTGCGCCATTAACAAGTGGTAATGATGTGATCCACCTTGCAACCCCAGGAAGAAAATGGTACATTTGTGGTGTTGCTAAGCATTGTGCTGATGGGGGACAGAAGCTCGTCATCACTGTCATGCCATCGACTGCTCCAAGCCCTAGCCCCGTTGCTGCTAGCCCAAGCTCCCTCTCTGCATCATCCGCTGCTCCTAGCCCTAGCCCCACCGCAGGATGCAGCTAG
- the LOC133741888 gene encoding nudix hydrolase 14, chloroplastic produces the protein MSLIPRTTLTLPRTLLTFRSFSCKMSSDSPPLTHSLTLPSQLAADAEPVQIVAAPHISSSQFRSAIDSSLFKQWLKNMESETGILRDGSLALKRVVIQGVDMFGKRIGFLKLEADVIDKETGKKVPGIVFARGPAVAVLLLLESEGKTYAVLTEQVRVPVGRIILELPAGMLDDDKGDFLGTAIREVEEETGICLKQEDMVDLTAFLDQSTGCRIFPSPGGCDEELSLYLYRGQVDKEIIDQLQGKETGLRDHGELIRVRVLPYEKLWRMTADAKVLTAVALYEMAKREGLLPPLKT, from the exons ATGTCGTTGATCCCCAGAACCACACTCACACTCCCCAGAACACTCCTCACCTTTCGATCCTTCTCCTGCAAAATGTCATCCGACTCGCCACCGTTGACTCACTCGCTCACTCTCCCGAGTCAACTCGCCGCCGACGCCGAGCCCGTCCAGATCGTCGCCGCCCCCCACATCTCCTCCTCCCAGTTCAG GAGCGCTATTGATTCGTCTTTGTTTAAGCAGTGGCTGAAGAACATGGAGAGTGAAACTGGGATTCTACGCGACGGTTCTTTGGCTCTGAAACGAGTTGTAATTCAG GGTGTAGATATGTTTGGAAAGAGGATTGGGTTTCTGAAGTTGGAAGCAGATGTGATTGATAAAGAAACAGGGAAAAAG GTTCCAGGTATTGTGTTTGCACGCGGACCGGCTGTAGCTGTGCTTCTACTTTTGGAATCGGAGGGCAAGACTTATGCTGTTCTTACTGAACAG GTTAGAGTACCTGTTGGAAGGATCATACTGGAGTTGCCTGCTGGAATGTTGGATGATGACAAGGGTGATTTTCTCGGCACCGCAATCCGTGAG GTGGAAGAAGAGACTGGCATATGCCTAAAACAAGAAGACATGGTGGACCTCACAGCCTTCCTCGACCAATCTACTGGATGCAGAATATTTCCTTCTCCT GGAGGGTGTGATGAAGAACTCAGCCTCTATCTGTACAGAGGGCAGGTGGATAAAGAGATTATTGATCAGCTGCAAGGTAAAGAAACAGGTCTTCGTGACCATGGAGAGCTGATTAGGGTTCGTGTGCTCCCTTATGAAAAGCTCTGGCGCATGACAGCCGATGCAAAGGTTTTAACAGCCGTTGCACTCTATGAAATGGCAAAAAGAGAAGGGCTCTTGCCTCCCCTGAAAACATGA
- the LOC133741885 gene encoding geraniol 8-hydroxylase-like, with translation MNFWSAFVYLILTWTLIQALLYSISRAKNTSKKLPPGPKPLPILGNLLLLGDKPHKSLAKLAQIHGPLMSLKLGRVTSIVVSSSAMAKQVMQTHDQFFSNRTIPDSIRALDHHIVGLPWIPVSPLWRNLRKICNTQLFANKMLDANQNLRRKKVEQLLESVHKSSLSGEAVDFGWAAFTTTLNLLSNTTFSIDLADPSSKMAREFKEMVHNIMIEAGKPNLGDYFPVLRKIDPNGRRRRMTKYFGKIIDLVETIVQQRLELRKSTESATKNDVLDTLLTITEENSEELNKNQLYHFILVLFVAGSDTTSSTFQWAMAELLHNPEVLSKAQLELNEVIGKGNPVEESDITRLPYLQAIIKETFRMHPAVPLLLPRKAESDVEIEGSTVPKGAQVLVNAWAIGRDPSIWDDPDSFKPERFLGSELDFRGRNFELIPFGAGRRICPGLPLAIRMLHLMLGSLIHSFVWKLEDGVTPENMNMDDKFGLTLEMAKPLRAIPIPL, from the exons ATGAACTTCTGGAGTGCTTTCGTTTACCTTATCCTCACCTGGACATTGATCCAAGCCCTCCTCTACTCAATTTCAAGAGCCAAAAACACCTCCAAAAAGCTTCCACCAGGTCCAAAACCGCTTCCAATCCTCGGAAACCTTCTCCTACTTGGTGACAAACCTCACAAATCTCTTGCCAAACTTGCCCAAATTCATGGCCCTTTAATGTCCCTAAAACTTGGACGAGTGACCTCCATAGTTGTTTCTTCATCAGCCATGGCCAAACAAGTCATGCAAACCCATGATCAATTCTTCTCCAACCGAACAATCCCCGATTCCATTCGAGCCCTTGATCACCACATTGTTGGCTTGCCATGGATCCCTGTCTCACCCCTCTGGAGAAACCTTAGAAAAATATGCAACACTCAGCTATTTGCCAACAAGATGCTTGATGCTAACCAAAACCTGCGACGCAAAAAAGTGGAGCAACTCCTTGAATCAGTCCATAAAAGCAGCCTGAGTGGGGAAGCAGTTGACTTTGGTTGGGCAGCTTTCACCACAACACTCAATTTGCTCTCTAATACAACTTTTTCAATTGATTTAGCAGACCCGAGTTCCAAAATGGCCAGGGAGTTCAAGGAGATGGTGCATAATATTATGATCGAGGCTGGAAAACCAAACTTGGGGGACTATTTTCCTGTGCTTAGGAAGATTGATCCTAatggcagaagaagaagaatgactAAGTATTTTGGAAAGATAATAGATTTAGTTGAAACAATAGTTCAGCAGAGGTTGGAGCTGAGAAAATCGACTGAATCTGCAACAAAGAACGATGTGTTGGATACCCTTCTCACTATTACAGAGGAAAACAGTGAGGAGCTCAACAAAAATCAACTTTATCATTTCATACTG GTTCTTTTTGTTGCAGGGTCAGACACAACTTCATCCACATTCCAATGGGCAATGGCAGAGCTCTTGCACAACCCTGAAGTTCTCTCAAAAGCACAATTAGAGCTTAACGAAGTGATTGGCAAAGGCAATCCTGTTGAGGAATCAGACATTACTAGACTACCTTACTTGCAAGCCATTATTAAAGAAACATTTCGTATGCACCCTGCAGTTCCTTTGCTACTTCCCCGAAAAGCCGAATCAGATGTAGAAATTGAAGGCTCCACAGTCCCAAAGGGTGCACAAGTGCTTGTTAACGCATGGGCCATTGGCAGAGACCCAAGTATATGGGATGACCCGGATTCATTCAAGCCGGAGAGATTTTTGGGGTCTGAACTTGATTTTAGAGGCCGGAATTTTGAACTTATTCCATTTGGCGCCGGCAGAAGAATATGTCCGGGTTTACCATTGGCAATCAGAATGTTGCACTTAATGTTGGGTTCTCTTATCCATTCCTTTGTTTGGAAGCTTGAAGATGGAGTTACACCAGAGAACATGAACATGGATGATAAGTTTGGACTCACCCTAGAGATGGCTAAACCCTTGAGAGCTATCCCTATCCCTCTGTGA
- the LOC133744855 gene encoding G-type lectin S-receptor-like serine/threonine-protein kinase LECRK2 — translation MSNGTLASFLFGESKLNWHCRKQIALGIARGLLYLHEDCSSQIIHCDIKPENVLLDDTFTARIAEFGLAKLLRTDQTRTITAIRGTRGYVAPEWFKALPITVKVDVYSYGILLLEIICCRKNFEAEATNENEMILADWAYDCYNQRKLHLLLDSDEEAMDDMRKMEKCVMTALWCIQQDPSLMMFGSKVRDLNKFLEQTYESAEKCLKTNYYGIKQMSKALIRLLQKSDSPKMVNVSSNIGRLKLLTHQKARDELGDVEGLTEEKVDKVVEEFLTDAKENLVETNGWPINFSAYNVSKAALNAYTRVLAKNHPNIAINAVGPGYTSTDLNFNLGGHSVEEGAKGPVKLALSPEGGPSGLYFDQLEVSSF, via the exons ATGAGCAACGGCACACTAGCAAGCTTCCTCTTTGGGGAGTCAAAGCTAAACTGGCACTGCAGAAAGCAAATTGCCTTGGGAATTGCAAGAGGGCTCTTGTATTTGCACGAAGACTGCAGCAGCCAGATTATACATTGTGACATCAAGCCTGAGAACGTTCTTCTAGATGACACGTTCACAGCAAGAATTGCGGAGTTTGGATTAGCCAAGCTTTTGAGGACGGATCAAACTCGAACCATCACTGCAATCAGGGGAACAAGAGGTTATGTGGCCCCTGAATGGTTCAAAGCCTTGCCTATCACTGTTAAGGTGGATGTTTACAGCTATGGAATTTTGTTGTTGGAGATTATCTGCTGTAGGAAGAATTTTGAAGCGGAGGCAACCAATGAAAATGAGATGATATTAGCTGATTGGGCATATGATTGCTATAACCAAAGAAAGCTCCATTTGCTACTGGACAGTGATGAAGAAGCAATGGATGACATGAGGAAGATGGAGAAGTGTGTGATGACTGCATTATGGTGCATTCAACAGGATCCATCGCTTATG ATGTTTGGTTCAAAAGTTAGAGACCTGAATAAGTTTCTAGAGCAAACATACGAAAGTGCAGAGAAATGTCTGAAAACGAACTACTATGGAATCAAGCAAATGAGCAAAGCACTTATTCGACTTCTGCAAAAGTCTGATTCACCGAAAATGGTCAATGTCTCTTCCAACATAGGACGGTTAAAG CTTCTTACGCATCAGAAAGCAAGGGATGAGCTAGGAGATGTCGAAGGCCTCACCGAAGAGAAAGTGGACAAGGTTGTCGAGGAATTTCTGACGGATGCGAAAGAGAATTTGGTCGAAACTAATGGCTGGCCTATAAACTTCTCTGCTTACAATGTGTCCAAGGCAGCCTTGAATGCTTACACCAGAGTTCTGGCAAAGAATCACCCCAATATTGCAATCAATGCAGTTGGTCCCGGCTACACTAGCACTGACTTGAACTTCAATCTTGGTGGCCACTCTGTTGAAGAAGGTGCAAAGGGTCCTGTTAAGCTGGCCTTGAGCCCTGAAGGTGGACCTTCTGGCCTCTATTTTGACCAGCTTGAAGTCTCATCCTTCTGA
- the LOC133743954 gene encoding probable sugar phosphate/phosphate translocator At1g12500, with protein MVEAQTWTTRRMSNPRLDTTTTSSSPDLAVDIPATPPGDVRNGTSYNNYGSFLSPTLSTAAIIASWYLSNIGVLLLNKYLLSYYGYRYPIFLTMLHMISCAVYSYVAIHFLELVPRQHIVSRRQFFKILALSAIFCFSVVCGNTSLRYLPVSFNQAIGATTPFFTAIFACIITCKKESAEVYGALLPVVFGIVLASNSEPLFHLFGFLVCVGSTAGRALKSVVQGILLTNDSEKLHSMNLLLYMAPMAACILLPFTLYIEGNVAAKTIEKARGDPYIVFLLLGNATVAYLVNLTNFLVTKHTSALTLQVLGNAKAAVAAVVSVLIFRNPVTVMGVTGFAVTIMGVVLYSEAKKRSKVTTH; from the coding sequence ATGGTGGAAGCCCAGACATGGACGACGCGTCGTATGAGCAACCCCCGGCTggacaccaccaccacctcctcctcccccGACCTCGCCGTCGACATCCCCGCCACTCCCCCCGGCGACGTCCGCAACGGCACTAGCTACAACAACTACGGATCGTTCCTCTCCCCGACTCTATCCACGGCCGCCATCATCGCCTCCTGGTACTTGTCCAACATCGGAGTCCTCCTCCTCAACAAGTACCTCCTCAGCTACTACGGCTACCGCTACCCTATCTTCCTCACAATGCTCCACATGATCTCCTGCGCCGTCTACAGCTACGTCGCCATCCACTTCCTCGAGCTCGTTCCACGTCAGCACATCGTCTCCCGCCGCCAGTTCTTCAAGATCCTCGCCCTCAGCGCCATCTTCTGCTTCTCCGTCGTCTGCGGCAACACCTCCCTCCGCTACCTCCCCGTCTCCTTCAACCAGGCCATCGGCGCCACCACCCCGTTCTTTACTGCCATTTTCGCCTGCATAATCACCTGTAAGAAGGAATCCGCCGAGGTTTACGGCGCCCTCCTCCCCGTAGTTTTCGGAATCGTCCTGGCCAGCAACAGCGAGCCGCTGTTCCATCTTTTCGGGTTTCTGGTCTGCGTCGGGTCGACGGCCGGCCGGGCCCTGAAGTCCGTCGTGCAGGGGATTCTGCTGACTAACGACTCCGAGAAGCTCCACTCGATGAACTTGCTCCTCTACATGGCGCCGATGGCGGCCTGCATTTTGCTGCCGTTTACTCTCTACATCGAGGGCAACGTGGCGGCGAAGACGATAGAGAAGGCGAGGGGAGACCCCTACATTGTCTTCTTGTTGCTCGGGAACGCCACCGTGGCGTACCTGGTCAACTTGACCAATTTCTTGGTGACCAAGCACACAAGCGCGTTGACGCTGCAGGTGCTGGGAAATGCCAAGGCGGCCGTGGCGGCCGTGGTGTCGGTTTTGATATTCCGGAACCCGGTGACGGTGATGGGGGTGACCGGGTTCGCGGTGACCATCATGGGCGTGGTGCTTTACAGCGAGGCCAAGAAGAGATCCAAAGTTACAACTCATTGA
- the LOC133741886 gene encoding copper chaperone for superoxide dismutase, chloroplastic/cytosolic, translating to MAFLRSVATTSAIAASLLPAAIALSSSSSSSQSFRFPKPQNLSFLSSFSFPNPNPLFLATSLTNSPSALHMDAPTSEQKPSFESDAVFPELLTEYMVDMTCESCVKAVKNKLQVVDGVKSVEADLDTQVVRILGATPLKTMTEALEQTGRKARLIGQGIPEDFLVSAAVAEFKGPNVFGVVRFAQVNMELARIEANCSGLSPGKHGWSINEFGDLTKGAASTGKVFNPSTESVNKPLGDLGTLDTDENGNAFFSGVKEKLRVSDLIGRSIAVYGTADNSDSGIAAAVIARSAGVGENYKKLCTCDGTTIWESSDKDFVMSKV from the exons ATGGCATTTCTGAGGTCAGTGGCCACCACTAGTGCCATAGCTGCCTCTCTATTACCCGCTGCCATtgccctttcttcttcttcttcctcctctcaaTCTTTCCGATTCCCTAAACCCCAAAACCTCTCCTttctctcctccttctccttcccAAACCCAAATCCTCTGTTCCTCGCTACAAGCCTCACCAACTCTCCCTCAGCTCTCCACATGGACGCGCCCACATCGGAACAGAAGCCCTCCTTTGAG AGTGATGCTGTATTCCCAGAGCTACTG ACAGAGTACATGGTAGATATGACATGTGAGAGTTGTGTTAAGGCTGTCAAGAATAAGTTACAAGTTGTTGATG GGGTTAAAAGTGTAGAGGCGGACCTCGACACCCAAGTTGTTAGGATTCTGGGTGCAACCCCTCTGAAGACCATGACTGAAGCTCTCGAGCAGACGGGTCGAAAAGCGAGATTAATTGGGCAGGGGATTCCAGAAG ATTTCTTGGTTTCCGCTGCTGTCGCTGAATTTAAAGGTCCAAATGTTTTTGGTGTGGTTCGATTTGCTCAGGTGAATATGGAGTTGGCTAGGATTGAAGCTAACTGTAGTGGGTTATCACCTGGGAAACATGGTTGGTCCATTAATGAATTTGGTGATTTAACAAAAGGTGCTGCTAGCACTGGAAAAGTATTTAATCCATCTACTGAAAGTGTAAACAAG CCGCTTGGTGACCTGGGAACATTGGATACTGATGAGAATGGCAATGCCTTCTTCTCTGGTGTCAAAGAGAAGCTGAGAGTTTCTGATCTTATTGGGAGGTCAATAGCAGTATATGGAACTGCTGACAATTCAGATTCGGGTATCGCAGCTGCTGTAATCGCTAGAAGCGCTGGAGTAGGTGAGAACTACAAGAAGCTTTGCACTTGTGATGGGACCACGATATGGGAATCAAGTGACAAAGACTTTGTCATGAGCAAGGTTTAA